tggcggcggaggccggcaggtgcgggcggcaGCGGGAGCTGGTGGCGGTCGGGTTCGACGGCGGCGGTAGGCCTTGGGGTGGAGCAGGCGGGCGGGATCTAGGCGGCGGTCACGCGGCCCCTAGGCGCGGGCGGGTtgttgcggtggcggcggcggtaggcggGTGCGGCGGCTGACGCGCGTCCGGGGCGACGCAATGCTCTTTGATGGCCGGGGCAGGGGCGCTGCTCGTGGATGGTCGGGTGCACTCAATTTACATTCTCTAAGGCATATTAGGTTTAGTTCCAACACGAGCTTACCGTGCTGCACATGCCATTGCAGTTCATTTTTAAAGGAATCAGTTTAGAGCAAAAGTCTCACCGTTATTTATTGTAGTAGTACAAACGCATTGGAACTCTGCTTTATAATCGTTATGGTACCGTTGCTTACAAAATTCTAATGCAAGTCGGGAATTTATGGGTTCTGCCTAGAGTACCCTACTATTTTCAGTACATTGACCACTCCAAATAGGCGTACATGGTTGTAGGCTTTTTCAGTAAGACGTGATAGCTTTGTGCCTTTTCAGTACTATTTTctgcatttatttttttttccacaAAACAGCACCAACTTCATGCTGATGAATGTAAACGACGAAAATAAGGAGTACACTGCCCAAACAACTATCCGAAATATCTACACTGACGGATAACACAACAACTAACGAATATCTACAGTGCTAAATTTTATGACAATAACTCTCATGAGTGTTCAAAGCAGCATTAAAAAGGTGTAACTCAAAAAAAACTACTAAATTTTAGATAGAAAACAAATTTCGTCTATCCAGTGGATGAAAATTGATGTTTCCTCACAAAATCTAATTTCGTCTAACTGTTAGACGAAATTATAATTTCGTCATGCACAGTTCACGAAAATCTAATTACCATGCATTTTCGTTGGTTCAGCGGACTAAAATAATTTTTTCATCTACTTGGTGGATGAAAATATAGTTTTCGTCTCTTTGGTCGACGAAAAATAATTTCGTCCATCTACCAAACGAAATTCGTCTATCTGCTAGACGAAACAGGATGACTTTGTTCGCCGAGACGATGGAATGTATATTTCGTCTATTGGACAGACGACGATAGCCTACTTTTGAAATTGCCTAGCTTCAACGTATTATTTCGTAATTTCAGTAAAAAAATTGTATTAAAAAATCCCGGCGGCTTCCTTCTCCTAAGCCGCCAACGGTGAAGGTCCCGCCTTCACCACCGGATCTCTCCGCCGCACATCTGTTCCTCCTTTGCCATGAACAGCAACAGTGCGGCGGTCGGCACTGCACCCTCCTCCACTCTGACAGAGACTGAGCTACGCAGCATCGTTCTCCTGGACACAGCCCCCTTGTTCTTTTGTTCTTGACTCGTCCTATTAGTTTCAAATTACGTGGCTCTTTATGATAAAGAGTAAAATATATGGACGGTTCTCGAACTTGTCTTAGGGTGTCATCTAGATCTCTAAACTCTTAAAATGCATTTTTAAATCCCTAAACATGTCAAGAGATGTCATTCggatccctaaactctcaagattAATCTTCAGATCTCCAAACTTGTCTCAGTATGTCATTTCGGTCACTAATCTCTCACGGTGAATTTTATGTCCTTGAAAATgctattaattaattaattgttTTCAAAATAGACTGTTTATTAAACTATTTTTTAGCCAATTCATCATTTTGAATTAGCTGCTTATTAATTATACATCGTGCATTAATCTAGATCATTTAATATCAACGGTGAATATTATAGTTTTCTCGTTTAACATGAATATATCAATGCTAATCTTGAATATTTCCTACTAactatttatattttgcatgcgctttatataaatttattaaGATAATTTGTTCCCATTCTCAATAAAaatcaaaacaacaattttattaaatttaaagtAGCAAAAGAAGTTTTTACTAACTTAAAGTAGTAAAACAACATTTATGTTAAAATAAAAATAGCATCTTGAGAGTTTAGAGATTTGCATGACACCGCGAgataagtttatggacctaaaaatattttttggccTATGTGACACCTTGAAACAAGTTTAAAGATTTAAAAATACATTTTAAGTGTTTAGAGATCTAAATATCCCACCAGAAGAAGTTTAGGGACCCGCTAGTGTACTTTACTCCAAAGGGGCTGAGCGGCTTGTGGCCACCAAATGTTGTTGGGCGGGCCTGGCAAGTAACTGGGCCACTCGCTTGTCGGTTACATTCCGGCCCATTCTATCCAGTGCGGGAAGAAGTCTCTGGCGACTGGCGTCCGCACTCCGGCCGTCGATCGACGGCGCCGGGGAGGGAAGCCTTTGCCTCCCATGTATCGAAGCCTAAACGAGACCCGTTCTCCATCAGGTAACACCGACCTCACTAGTCACACCCATGGCGACGCCGCTATCCTACGATGCTGCGTTGGGCATTGGCTGTATCGGTTAGTCATGCCTAACACCTGCTCGACGGTATGCTTGAGACCATAGAATAGTGTGCCAGACCGACACCCTATGATATGAACCTCGGTGCCTAGTAACTGGGTATGTCTGTCATTGCTTGCGTAATATTCTGCTCGATCCTGCTTAGCGAAGACCAGCTGCTAATACGCTGTCCAACATATATAGGACCCAGTGGCGAGCCTGCCACTAGGGCCACATCGATTGCTATGAAATGAGACCACCCAAGTGTTTTGTGTACTGTTACCGTTATTATAGGGTTAATTAGGGTTCTATTTTTCCTGTTAACCTCTAAAAAGGAGAATTAGAAGACCTACTCTctgttttttctttatttaaccTCTAAAGAGGAGAGCCAGAAGACCCTACGAATCACCGATACGCCTGGATGGTCGCCGTACCCGTATCCGATACGCACCGATACTCCGATACGTCCCGATACGCGTATCGGATTAATTcgatttaaaaataaattatttaattcgcGATACGCGTCCGATACTCGGCGATACGTCCATCCGATACGTTGGGCTGTAATATCTCATTTTGAAGCCCAGCTCAAGGTGAAGCCCATCAAAATATCAACACCGGCCCATCCAAAAACCTAGCTACTAAAACCCCCTCTCTACCTCACTCCGCACACCACATCCACAcactagcgccgccgccgtcactggCTGCTCTGTGCTCTCTTCTGCGCTGCCGTGCTGCCGCTCGTCCGTCCCAGTCCCTTGCGCCGGCGGCTGGGAGCGAGCGGCCAAGCACCTCCGCCTAGATCTGGATCTACAGCCGGCGCATATCATCAACGGGGAACATGCTGTTCGGGGACGACCGGGACGAGGAAGGATAGCTCCGCGAGATCTTCGATGTGCTGGGCTACCCGGACGAGAGGACGTGGCCGTGGTTCTCGTCCACGCCGTTCGCCATCGAGTGGCTGCCGTTAGACTACAGGTAACTTGGGTTCATTTCGTTTGTTCGTTTCTTTTGCTGCTACTGCTAGTCTGCTAGCCTGCGATTGAGTTTTTTTTCCCATGACTTGCATCTCGTTGTAGACCCTGTGCGAGAGGTAGATAAATGGATTTGAGTTGTTCATGTCTTGCATTTCGTTGTAGATAATACGTTGCAAAGCATGGCTAGTTCAAGTGCAAGTGGAAGTTCAACTTCTCCTTCTCCATCACCTAATCCCAGTGCCCCTGCTGGTAGTGCACAAGTTGATCCCAATCCTTCTGACGAGAGATTGCGTAAAACTCCTCTGTGGAGGCATGTTAAATTACTTGAAAAGAATGCTTCTTCGGGAGGAAATGCAAAATCTTTGAATTTGGCATTGAAAAATATTTGTGCTGCAAAgaatgatgaagatgaaaatcCAGAACTTAAATGGATAAGTGATATTGCCGGGGATGCTCTCCAAATCAAGAATTTTATCATGAATCATGGCATGAGGCTGTCAATGTTCAATTCATTTAGTAAGCTCAAGTTCCTAGCTATTGCAGACACAAGATTTGCATCTGTCATTGTTATGTTGAAGAGGTTTCTTCTTCTCAAGGACTCGCTTATACAGATGGTAATCAGTGATAAGTGGAGAACATATAGAGAAGATGATCAGGAAAAGGCCAATTTTGTGAGACAGAAGGTGCTTGATGACTATTGGTGGGATCAAGTGAAATACATCATTGATTTCACTGATCCCATTTACTCAATGCTAAGGGCAGCAGATACTGAGAAGCCTTGTCTGCACTTAATTTATGAAATGTGGGACAGCATGTTAGAGAAAGTAAAAACTGTTATTTACCGGAAAGAAAGGAAGGGGCCGCTGGATGAATCTGAGTTCTTCAATGTTGTCAATGACATTTTACAAGATCGTTGGCTCAAAAGCAACACCCCACTCCATTGTTTGGCACACTCTCTTAACCCTAGGTACTATAGTGAACAATGGCTTTCAGAAAACCCAAACCGTGTAGCCCCACATATGGATCCAGAAATTTCAGAAGAAAGGAACAATTGCCTTAGGAAGCTTTTTCCAGTTACAGAAGAGCTTAGGAGAGTTAAACAATAGTTCGCTGATTACTCACTGAAAAGAGGCATCTTTAGTTTACCTGATGTCCTGATTCAATTGATGACAGAGCTCATTTTGATCCACTGCAATGGTGGGGCATCTATGGGTCTAGGACCCAGAGTTGAAAGAATTAGCTTTTAAGCTGCTTGGGCAGccagcttcttcttcttgctgcgAGAGAAACTGGAACACATACAGTTTTATCCATAACTTGAGAAGAAACAGGCTCACACCTGAACGTGCTGAGGATTTAGTGTTTGTGCATAACAACTTACGTCTTCTTTCAAGGTGTAGTGATGAGTATCTCACAGGGCCAACACAAATGTGGGATGTTGGGGGAGATGGCTTTGAGACATTTGATGGTGTCGGTATTCTTCAAGCTGCTAATCTCACTTTGGATGAGCCGGAGTTTGAGGTTATGATTGCAGAAGATGATTGAACTTTAGCATGAAGAGAGCCTGCATAATCCTTTGATTTGGCCTTGTGCCTTGTATCTCTATGTTATGTAGTACACTATGTGGTTGTGTTTGTCTGTTTGCCTCTCCATCTTGAACTACTTGCTATGACCTTGCCTATTATTTATCTTGCGTCGTCAGGACTACTTGCTATATGTTTATTGAATATTCTATTATGTTTattgagaaaaatagaaaaaattaatttatatttatatatttgaCGTATCGGCGTATCGTGGTTTTTGGAGATTTGCCGATTTGCCGTATCGCCGTATCGGCGTACCCGTATCCTTAACCATCTGATTTACACATAACAAACTAAAATGCAGCATCCTTATTGTCTTTTTTCTTCCATAATGTATTTAGCTTGCAATAAATGAtgatttttaattagaaaaCCAACTTCAATTTGATTTGAACCTCAGCATTGTGGAAACTGGAAACTATGAATTCTAAACTACAATAGTGCAGCCTGACATTTTAGGTACTTTATGACTATATCATCACACAGCTTGCTTCAGTAACTCAATGCCATGCTAGAAAACTTGATCGGCATCTGTAATATGTTGTTACCAAAACTGTTCGAACTTGTACAACAGCTAACAAATGTGTCGTCTTGTCATGCTTCATTGAGATAGGCAAAGGCTACTGAAGGTCATCCATGTCATGATACCCAATCCCTTGCATGTTGCAATAAGTATTGCTGTTGTTGTAGTCGGGCATGCATAAATCTGGCTCATAACCTTCAGAATATTGAGTTGACTCTGAATTAAAGCAGTCATTTGCAAAGTATAGCTGACTCTCACTCTTTACTGAAGAATTGCTTGCTATTGTTTGGTGGAAAAAGAGTTGCCCATCTTGCATATAAGGTGTTAATCTTTGGCAACTTTCTTTTTGAGGGTTTGATGTTAAAGATCCATCTTTATACCCTTGTGTTGCTTGAGCATTGAAGGACTCTAGTTCTGCTTGCAGACTGACCACCTATGAAAATTCACGGGAAATACAATCTGTCAGTCTTGATTTTCTTGcagtgtgagttgttttgataGATAGAGATTTTTCAAGAACTGAGAAGACTATTGCAACCATGAAGGGAATAAGTCTCTGTACTtgtggtctttgtggggctgtgtggggctgcagcatgtggggctgcagcatctcATTTTTCTGCAGCATGCACTAGCACCATTGCtgccctagaggacagcatcttggactgctttagcatctagataggacagcagttagtcctttcatttggcatcttagactaggagtagtcctttcatttggcatcttagactaggagtAGAATATGCCTCAGTGTTGGCTGCCCTGCAGCTGAGTATAAATGTGTTGCCTCCCCTCCCGTTGGAtggcatggcattgtgagtgtgaatgaagaaaacccagaaaacttccccaacttgagtgtcatcctctcagctcaatgagagtgaaaattgagctgctaacatctggtatcagagccgtactttcctgtaggttAGACATTTCCTGCActtctccctcccaagcagcagctagcgcagcagcagcggcagttagcgcagcagcagcggctagCGCAGCAGCACCTGCTGCACCCTCTACTCCACCTTCCTCACCCGAGCAGACGAGCGGCAGCACCTGCCGCTCGTCTGAGGCTGCGTCTTCTCCACGCAGCAGCCCCctggaggcgcgccatgtccgacgcaccgtctcagcgctcggtcgcctcgagcgcacggcgtcagcgagatgccgaactcgccgcggcagaggagcgcaggcgagcgacggcacaagccgctgcagcagcggcgagggaggccaggctggctgcagcggagctggcggcggccaggggtgaggtggaagcagaggcgACGGAGGATGCAGCacgtgcggcggaggtcgaggttgagaccttgcgcggcagcctcagcggctccatcgccggcgacgccaccgccgacgaggaccttgaggagttggagagggagagagcgcgggagcggaccgcgcggtgggcagcagtccaccccggcggcggcggcctgaacggcggcgcgcccggcggctgtccaggggcccgcgcgcccggcggcggcctagatggcggcgcgcctggcggcgcgcccggcgacggtccaggggcccgcgcgcccggcggcggcccaggggcccgcgcgcccggcggcggcccaggggcccgcgcgcccggcggcggaggcggcgcccctggcggcggccgcgcccttggcggtggcgcgcagggcggtggcggagctcctggctggggtgcgcgcggcggcgcccccggctaccacggcctccaggcggtggtcagggacgtcggtcccggtggtgggtggcccaccctcaccaagaccaactacgtcgagtgggccgcagtcatggaggtgaagctccaggtgcggcatatgtgggaggcagtccggtacggcgacgtcgactacgatgaggatcgacgggcgctggatgctctcatcgcagcagccccgcccgagatgcagttcacgctttccaagaagcgaactgccaaggaggcctgggactccatcgctgcggcacgtatcggcagcgacccgcgcccgcaagaccactctccaggcacttcgcaaggagtgggagaacctggccttcaagccaggtgaggatgttgatgacttcgccctccgtctcaacactctactgcagaaggtggtgcagttcggcgacgacacctacgacgaggagagagccgtcgagaagctcttccgctgcgtccccgagaggtacaggcagaccgctcgctcgatcgagtctctgctagacctctccaccatgacgatcgaggaggcgataggtcgcctcaaggtcatcgacagcgacgagccacagcctccctcgggaggcatctccatcggtgggaagctccaccacactcaggagcagtgggaggctcggcgcggtgacaggaggaggggggagccctcttcctcgactggtggccgcaagcgcggcaagccgcaaaaggggcgcggaggtgcccaagccggggcacgagggcgcgccgagggtggcgcccgcggagatgctcagggcggcacgagacgacgcctgccacaactgtggcaggcccggccactgggccagggactgcccgcagcggaggcgtgggggccaagcccacgtcgcggaggcccagccggatgacgagccggctctgttcctactccacggggacatggagccgcagccggcggcaccgcctgtcaccgctctactccacctcgacgagccgcgtgcccgagttctcctcggcaacggctccgacgacgacagggtcgatggctggtacctcgactccggcgccacgcaccacatgaccgggcggcgggagttcttctccgacctggacgtcgacgtaggtggctccgtcaggttcggggactcctccgccgtggagatcaagggcgtgggctccgtgatcttcaccgccaagtccggagagcaccggatgctcaccggagtctactacatcccggcgctgcagaactccatcatcagccttgggcagctcgatgagagcggctcccgcgtggtgatcgacagcggggtcctccgcatctgggaccaccgtcgccagcttctcgccagggtggttcgagggaagaaccgcctctacatcctccatgtcggggtggcccagcctctttgtcttgcagctcgcagggacgacgaggcatggcagtggcacgagcgctttgggcacctccactttgaggccctgaagcggctcggcgccaaggagatggtgcgaggcctcctgtgcctcgaccacgtggagcggctctgcgacgtctgcgtgctgatgaagcagaggcggcactccttcccccagcaggcgtgcttccgagccaaggagcggctcaagctcgtacacggggacttgtgtggcccggtgacaccggtcacaccaggaggacggcgctacttcctgctgctcgtcgatgacctctcccgcttcatgtgggtgatgatcctcggcagcaagggagaggctgcggacgccatcaggcgtgctcaggctgctgcggaggcggagagcggccgcaagttgcgcgtgctgcgcaccgacaacggcggcgagttcacggcggccgagttcgcggcgtactgcgcggatgagggcatccagcgccactactccgcgccgtacagcccgcagcagaacggcgtcgtcgagcggcgcaaccagacggttgtggggatggcccgggccctcctcaagcagagggggatgccgactgtcttctggggagaggcggtggtgacggccgtctacatcctcaaccgctcgcccaccaaggcactcgacggcatgacgccgtatgaggcttggcatgggcgcaagccggcggtctcccacctgcgggtcttcggctgcctcgcgttcgccaaggagcttggccacatcggcaagctcgacgacaggagcactccgggagtgttcatcggctacgcggcgggttcgaaggcctaccgcattctcgacccggagacacagcgtgtgcgcacggcgcgcgacgttgtgttcgacgaagggcgaggatgggcgtgggacaaggcggtggacgacggctcggctccaacgtacgacgacttcaccgtcgagtacgtccacttcgagggagctgggggagtaggcagctcttcttcgccgagcgtgcctaccccggtccccgagcctccaccgactccggcgcccgccacaccggcggcaccacgcccttcagctacaactccggctgcgccgagttcctcAGCTTTACCACCACAGCCGGTGACGCCGCGCACTCCAGCACCGAcagccactcctccgggcacgcctactccagcacctgctcacagcccagtggagttcgctactccgctctctcacgacgaggagcgcatcgacgcgtaccacgacggtgagccgctgcggtaccgtacgatggaggaccttctcggcgatcagccggtgccgggactggtgcctcacgacctggaggcgcagttgcacctcgcgtgcgacgacggcgagcctcggtcttttgcagaggccgagggacacgcggcatggcgtgccgcgatgcagtcggagatggacgcggttgagaagaaccgcacttgggagcttgctgatctccctcgcggtcaccgcgcgatcacccttaagtgggtgttcaagctgaagagggatgaggccggcaccgtcgtcaagcacaaggctcgcctggtggcacgaggtttcgtgcagcaggagggagtcgacttcgacgatgccttcgctcccgtggcacggatggagtccgtgcgactcctccttgcgctagctgcccaggagggctggcgtgtccatcacatggacgtcaagtcggtgtttctcaacggcgacttgaaggaggaggtctacgtgcaccagccgccggggtttgcgatccccagcaaggagggtaaggtgctacgtctgcgcaaggccctctatggcttgcgacaggccccgagggcgtgcaacgccaagctggactccacgctcaaggggatgggcttcgagcaaagcccgcacgaggcggccatctaccggcggggcaatggcggaaatgccctgctggtgggtgtctacgtcgacgacttggtgatcaccggcaccaaggatgcggaggtggtggcgttcaaggaggagatgcaggccaccttccagatgagcgacctggggcctctctccttctacctggggatcgaggtgcaccaggacgactccgggatcacacttcgacagaccgcctacgccaagcgcgtcgtcgagctcgctgggctcaccgactgcaacccagctctcactccgatggaggagaggctgaagctgagccgtgacagcacggcggaggaggtggacgctactcagtaccggcgtcttgtggggagcctccgctacctcgcccacacacggccggacttggcgttctccgtcggctacgtcagtcggttcatgcagcgaccgacgacggagcaccagcaggccgtgaagaggatcatccgctatgttgcggggactctcgaccacggtctccactacccgaggtgccctggggcggcacacttcgttgggtacagcgacagcgaccacgccggcgacatcgacaccagcaagagtacgagcgggatcctcttcttcctcggcgagtgcctcgttagctggcagtcggtcaagcagcaggtggtggccttgtccagctgcgaggccgagtacatagcggcttccaccgcgtcgactcaggcgctctggctcgctcgactacttggtgatctactcggcagagacactggagcagtagagctcagggtggacagcaagtccgctctggccttggcgaagaaccccgttttccacgaacggagcaagcacatccgggtcaggtatcacttcatccgaggctgcttggaggaaggaaCCATCAAGACGAGCTACATCAACATCAAGGATCAGCTTGCGGatctgctcaccaagccccttgggaggatcaagttccttgagctctgctccaagaccgggatggtccaatcttcccacaagacgatgcacaagacttagggggagaatgaagGGAATAAGTCTCTGTACTtgtggtctttgtggggctgtgtggggctgcagcatgtggggctgcagcatctcATTTTTCTGC
The Panicum virgatum strain AP13 chromosome 6N, P.virgatum_v5, whole genome shotgun sequence genome window above contains:
- the LOC120679622 gene encoding uncharacterized protein LOC120679622, whose protein sequence is MASSSASGSSTSPSPSPNPSAPAGSAQVDPNPSDERLRKTPLWRHVKLLEKNASSGGNAKSLNLALKNICAAKNDEDENPELKWISDIAGDALQIKNFIMNHGMRLSMFNSFSKLKFLAIADTRFASVIVMLKRFLLLKDSLIQMVISDKWRTYREDDQEKANFVRQKVLDDYWWDQVKYIIDFTDPIYSMLRAADTEKPCLHLIYEMWDSMLEKVKTVIYRKERKGPLDESEFFNVVNDILQDRWLKSNTPLHCLAHSLNPRYYSEQWLSENPNRVAPHMDPEISEERNNCLRKLFPVTEELRRVKQ